One part of the Gammaproteobacteria bacterium genome encodes these proteins:
- a CDS encoding phosphatidylglycerophosphatase A: MTPIEALNQYRGSDRLIVLLATGLGSGLVPKMPGTVASVVASILAWLFVWLTSPIAVVSVAVIGIFVCERAAKLLGQHDHQAIVWDEWSGLWLTYAIVLPSTAAEFAGLLLFFRLFDILKPWPIRWADKQVSGGLGIMVDDWLAGIMAAGSYWGLIHYAL; this comes from the coding sequence ATGACGCCTATTGAGGCCCTCAACCAATATCGAGGCTCAGATCGACTTATCGTGCTGCTTGCCACTGGCCTTGGCAGTGGGCTTGTGCCCAAAATGCCCGGCACGGTCGCCTCAGTGGTGGCCTCGATCCTCGCTTGGCTATTCGTCTGGTTGACAAGCCCTATTGCTGTGGTCAGTGTGGCTGTGATAGGCATATTCGTGTGTGAGCGGGCCGCCAAACTGCTCGGCCAACACGATCACCAGGCCATCGTGTGGGACGAATGGTCTGGCCTCTGGTTGACCTACGCTATCGTTTTACCAAGCACAGCGGCAGAATTTGCCGGTTTGCTTTTGTTTTTCCGGTTATTTGACATCCTTAAGCCGTGGCCAATTCGCTGGGCCGACAAGCAAGTATCTGGTGGACTGGGTATCATGGTGGACGATTGGCTGGCTGGGATCATGGCGGCGGGCAGTTACTGGGGGCTCATACACTATGCGCTTTGA
- a CDS encoding EF-hand domain-containing protein, whose translation MTKPLPQDKIREIRQHFEFFDRDHNGAIDADEFAQLLKAIEPKAKPAECLRGFREVDSDHDGQIDFAEFLTWWQKTWWQF comes from the coding sequence ATGACCAAGCCACTGCCCCAAGACAAAATTCGCGAGATACGCCAACATTTTGAGTTTTTCGACCGGGATCATAATGGCGCCATCGATGCCGACGAATTTGCCCAATTGTTAAAGGCTATTGAGCCGAAAGCCAAACCAGCGGAATGTTTACGGGGCTTTCGTGAAGTGGATAGCGATCATGACGGACAGATTGATTTTGCCGAATTCCTAACATGGTGGCAGAAAACTTGGTGGCAGTTTTAA